Proteins encoded within one genomic window of Companilactobacillus zhachilii:
- the recJ gene encoding single-stranded-DNA-specific exonuclease RecJ — translation MTLINWEKRKNPTKEEITKFATDRNLDSLVAELLLERDITDPLKIQTFLHSDATELQDPFGLHDMDKALDLIDQAVESGAKIAIYGDYDADGVTSTSIMKLTLQKLGNKPIFYIPDRFKDGYGPNLDRYKFLADQGIDLLITVDNGVSGKEQIKYMKDRGIKVIVTDHHDLPEELPEADAIVHPTIPGSEYVCPYLSGAGVAFKIADALLGEEAMDLIDLAAIGTVADSVALKGENRVIVTEGLKQMKQNHHVGLSALLKKCKVKLADINEEDIGFKIAPRINALGRLENASSGVELLTTGDESFAKEIVDETEDINSKRQELVQTAFDDAQSQVAAQKDNGVLVLKGNGWHQGVLGIVASRVMDQENKPVLATQFDENSGVMKGSGRSPEGFNLFVALNKHKDLFTAFGGHAQACGFSIEEEQLDKLTELLQTEPAEQEFDPQAPVVKNYDLNLTIADLNLDLIKKINQLAPFGMGNPKPVIKLKNVSLTQSKAIGKDGSHLKTMVADSNRQVAAIGFGMFAKEQSTDTDICDVYGEIGINEWAGRKNLQLMLDDFQVSPEAQTIADLKEVYLDYRNKRLSTAILNHFDSIVFFNEVYYEAAKRSDVKAKLIRYDEECDGKNILIYDRPHNIELFKNFIKENKTQHTALFFHTDLTARYLKPDMAKMKTLLKYLYSHQNITADGMDLVAQYLNLQKTDVDFYLKVFFELNFVKIVNGFVEKADASQQRELIESPTYLKRLQRNDVEKILIESNFDDLLSWMSDYDCHC, via the coding sequence TTGACATTAATAAATTGGGAAAAGCGTAAGAATCCCACAAAAGAAGAAATAACTAAATTTGCGACCGATAGAAATCTTGACAGTTTAGTAGCTGAATTATTATTGGAACGTGATATTACCGATCCATTAAAAATTCAAACCTTTTTGCATAGTGATGCGACGGAACTACAAGATCCTTTTGGTTTGCATGATATGGACAAAGCCCTAGATTTGATTGACCAAGCGGTTGAATCAGGTGCTAAAATTGCGATTTATGGTGATTATGATGCTGATGGAGTGACAAGTACTTCGATTATGAAGTTAACGTTACAAAAATTAGGCAATAAGCCCATTTTTTACATTCCGGACCGTTTTAAAGATGGTTATGGCCCTAATTTAGACCGTTATAAATTTTTGGCTGACCAAGGAATCGATTTGTTAATTACCGTTGATAATGGCGTCAGTGGTAAGGAACAAATTAAATATATGAAAGATCGTGGTATCAAAGTTATCGTAACAGATCACCATGATTTGCCAGAGGAATTACCAGAAGCGGATGCAATCGTACATCCAACTATTCCCGGTTCAGAATATGTTTGTCCTTATTTATCAGGTGCTGGGGTAGCATTTAAGATTGCTGATGCTTTATTAGGCGAAGAAGCCATGGATCTGATTGATTTAGCTGCCATTGGGACTGTAGCCGATTCAGTAGCTTTAAAAGGTGAAAATCGGGTTATTGTCACTGAAGGACTTAAGCAGATGAAGCAGAACCATCATGTTGGTTTATCGGCATTGCTTAAGAAATGTAAAGTTAAATTGGCTGATATTAATGAAGAAGATATAGGTTTTAAAATTGCTCCACGAATCAATGCCCTAGGACGTTTGGAAAATGCTTCCTCAGGGGTTGAATTGTTGACGACCGGTGATGAATCCTTTGCTAAAGAAATTGTTGACGAGACTGAAGATATCAATTCTAAGCGTCAAGAATTAGTTCAGACGGCCTTTGATGATGCCCAAAGTCAAGTAGCTGCCCAAAAAGATAATGGTGTGTTAGTTTTGAAGGGCAACGGTTGGCATCAAGGTGTGCTGGGAATCGTAGCTAGTCGCGTTATGGACCAAGAAAACAAGCCCGTTTTGGCAACGCAATTTGATGAAAATAGTGGCGTGATGAAGGGATCAGGTCGAAGTCCAGAAGGTTTCAACCTCTTTGTCGCTTTAAACAAGCATAAAGACCTCTTTACAGCCTTTGGTGGGCATGCTCAAGCGTGTGGATTTTCTATCGAGGAAGAACAACTTGATAAACTGACAGAACTCTTGCAAACAGAACCTGCCGAGCAAGAGTTTGACCCACAGGCACCGGTTGTAAAAAATTACGATTTGAATTTAACAATTGCTGATTTAAATCTTGATTTAATTAAGAAAATCAATCAGTTGGCACCGTTTGGAATGGGGAATCCCAAGCCAGTTATTAAGTTGAAAAATGTCTCGTTAACACAATCTAAAGCGATTGGTAAAGATGGCAGTCATTTGAAGACGATGGTGGCTGACAGTAACCGTCAAGTTGCTGCTATTGGTTTTGGGATGTTTGCTAAGGAACAGTCCACTGATACCGATATTTGCGATGTTTATGGTGAGATTGGTATTAACGAATGGGCTGGTCGTAAGAATTTGCAACTAATGTTAGATGATTTTCAAGTTTCACCAGAAGCTCAAACAATTGCTGATTTGAAAGAAGTTTATCTTGATTATCGAAATAAACGACTTTCAACAGCTATTTTGAATCATTTTGATAGTATTGTTTTCTTCAATGAAGTCTATTATGAAGCCGCTAAGAGATCCGATGTTAAAGCTAAGTTGATTCGATATGACGAAGAGTGCGATGGTAAAAATATTTTGATCTATGATCGACCACATAATATTGAATTATTCAAAAATTTTATTAAAGAAAATAAAACACAACATACAGCGTTATTTTTCCATACAGATTTGACAGCACGTTATTTAAAACCTGATATGGCAAAGATGAAAACGCTTTTGAAATATTTGTATAGTCATCAAAATATTACTGCCGATGGTATGGATTTGGTTGCTCAATATTTGAATTTACAAAAAACTGATGTAGATTTTTATTTAAAAGTGTTTTTTGAGTTAAATTTTGTTAAAATAGTAAATGGCTTTGTTGAAAAAGCTGATGCTTCACAACAACGCGAATTGATTGAATCTCCGACATATTTAAAGAGATTACAACGCAATGATGTGGAAAAAATATTAATTGAATCCAACTTTGACGATCTCTTATCTTGGATGAGTGATTACGATTGCCATTGTTAG
- a CDS encoding adenine phosphoribosyltransferase: MDIDFKKYVANVQDFPEPGVLFRDISPLMADGKAYAAATDKIVEYAKSRGAEMIAGPEARGFIVGCPVAYKMGVGFAPARKKGKLPRETVSVSYDLEYGQASLYMQKDAIKPGQKVLVVDDLMATGGTLAATIKLIEKLGGIVVGTAFLIELTDLHGRDKIKGYDMFTLMQY, encoded by the coding sequence ATGGATATTGATTTTAAGAAATATGTTGCTAATGTTCAAGATTTTCCAGAACCTGGTGTACTATTTCGAGATATTTCACCATTGATGGCTGATGGTAAAGCGTACGCTGCAGCAACCGATAAGATTGTTGAATATGCTAAGAGCCGTGGTGCAGAAATGATTGCCGGACCAGAAGCACGTGGTTTCATCGTGGGATGCCCAGTTGCATACAAGATGGGCGTTGGTTTTGCACCAGCTCGTAAGAAGGGGAAGTTACCTCGTGAAACTGTTTCAGTTTCATATGACCTTGAATATGGTCAGGCATCACTATACATGCAAAAAGATGCAATCAAACCAGGTCAAAAGGTACTAGTCGTTGACGATTTGATGGCCACTGGTGGTACTTTAGCTGCCACAATCAAGTTAATTGAAAAATTGGGTGGAATCGTTGTTGGGACTGCCTTCTTGATCGAATTAACTGATTTGCACGGTCGTGATAAAATTAAAGGGTATGATATGTTTACTCTTATGCAATATTAA
- a CDS encoding tyrosine-type recombinase/integrase, producing the protein MATIHKRSGKWEYRVSYKDPITGKYRNKTHGGYIRKADCEEAARKLEMDKSNNVNLSKKDVSFSEYFKEWIETYKLEGRSKSTVNRYYFTKKVIEKHFPDEKLKDVTRKEYQLFMNEFGKKRTLVTMQKYQSFIHQMVVDAIEEGIIHRDFTKNVDLIAGRESKKEDDKFLEPADYVNLIKISKAKSGFSNVSSTMIYLATQTGMRYEEVTALTWDKINFDNSTILVNKAYRRDETELQKTKTPSSVRTLTISDECLEVLRNYKYEQQLYFKSIDYINDPDFVFRTKYRTLVQSKTVNDSLKDLLNLINSKKIVSFHDIRHTHISYLMDTGMNPKFVSKHAGHKDLKTTLKYYTHLFDKTSLQQNIELKDIFDNITNEHKPSDDND; encoded by the coding sequence ATGGCTACAATCCATAAACGTAGTGGTAAATGGGAATATCGCGTTTCATATAAGGACCCAATAACTGGTAAATACAGAAATAAAACTCACGGCGGATACATAAGAAAAGCCGACTGTGAGGAAGCTGCCAGAAAATTAGAGATGGACAAGTCTAATAACGTTAATCTTTCAAAGAAGGACGTTTCATTCTCTGAATACTTTAAGGAATGGATTGAAACGTACAAATTAGAAGGACGTTCGAAGTCCACTGTTAATCGTTATTATTTCACCAAAAAAGTTATTGAAAAACACTTCCCTGATGAAAAACTTAAGGACGTGACTAGAAAAGAGTATCAACTTTTTATGAATGAATTTGGAAAAAAGCGCACTCTTGTCACAATGCAAAAATATCAATCGTTCATACATCAAATGGTAGTAGATGCTATTGAAGAAGGCATTATCCATAGGGATTTTACAAAAAATGTTGATCTAATCGCTGGAAGAGAATCAAAAAAAGAAGATGACAAATTTCTGGAACCAGCTGATTACGTAAACTTAATCAAAATATCAAAAGCAAAATCAGGGTTCTCAAACGTTTCTTCAACAATGATCTACCTTGCGACTCAAACAGGTATGAGATATGAAGAAGTTACAGCCCTTACTTGGGATAAAATTAATTTTGATAACTCTACGATATTAGTTAATAAAGCTTACAGGCGTGATGAGACTGAACTGCAAAAGACAAAAACTCCTTCTAGTGTAAGAACATTAACTATATCTGATGAGTGCTTAGAAGTTCTTAGAAATTATAAATATGAGCAACAACTATATTTCAAGTCAATTGATTATATAAACGACCCTGACTTTGTTTTTAGAACTAAGTACAGAACATTAGTACAATCTAAGACAGTTAATGATTCTCTTAAAGATCTACTTAATCTTATAAATTCAAAAAAGATTGTTAGCTTTCATGATATTCGTCACACCCACATTTCATATTTGATGGATACGGGTATGAATCCTAAATTTGTCTCAAAACATGCTGGACATAAGGATCTAAAAACAACTTTGAAATACTATACCCATTTGTTTGACAAGACATCCCTTCAGCAAAATATAGAATTAAAAGATATATTTGATAACATAACAAATGAACACAAACCTAGTGATGACAATGATTAG
- a CDS encoding DUF4064 domain-containing protein, protein MIMWLITIFMGFMVYYLFKNKRKGWGSLFVFLTIFCLLISIGISADKDDSNSNKSSKNKTEKVATKKKEKSKPTANATSSKPKSKDNEDAKVKATKKANDQKNFDDYKNALTTLPDQSNGALTNAYVDNDSGNTVLVLSDDALSLSSNELKSVCKSAWDLGIKMSSSYMPGDNSVGDASKYITIEDSTGNRLAHTSLFGSFKYDGE, encoded by the coding sequence ATGATTATGTGGCTTATTACCATTTTTATGGGTTTTATGGTTTACTACCTGTTTAAAAACAAGAGAAAAGGATGGGGTTCTCTTTTTGTATTTTTAACAATTTTTTGTTTACTTATTTCAATTGGAATATCTGCTGATAAAGATGATTCTAATTCAAATAAATCGTCCAAGAATAAAACTGAAAAAGTTGCAACAAAGAAAAAAGAAAAGTCTAAACCTACGGCAAATGCAACTTCTTCAAAACCAAAATCTAAGGATAACGAAGACGCAAAGGTTAAGGCGACTAAAAAAGCGAATGATCAAAAAAACTTTGACGATTATAAAAATGCCCTTACTACTCTTCCTGATCAATCCAATGGTGCTCTGACTAACGCATATGTAGACAATGACAGTGGAAATACTGTCTTGGTTCTTTCTGACGACGCTTTATCACTTTCAAGCAATGAACTAAAGAGTGTATGTAAAAGTGCATGGGATTTAGGAATTAAGATGTCTAGCAGCTATATGCCCGGAGATAACTCTGTAGGCGATGCAAGTAAATACATAACTATAGAAGATAGCACTGGTAATAGGCTTGCTCACACGTCTTTATTTGGTTCTTTTAAATATGACGGTGAATAA
- a CDS encoding ImmA/IrrE family metallo-endopeptidase — translation MTSTKELNKLVFNIGKRYNTFDPFIWAEKLNLDIYWKNIGPKPLAKTNYMFRAPFLVLAKSIKYSNQRYFVLAHEIGHVLEHEGLSAYYVSNDVHKRKTEREADAFAMSVVTNLYIEENGHLPETYQDLRYKYGSPDIGD, via the coding sequence ATGACAAGCACTAAAGAATTAAATAAACTTGTCTTTAATATCGGTAAAAGATATAACACATTTGATCCATTTATTTGGGCTGAAAAGCTCAATCTTGATATATATTGGAAGAATATTGGTCCAAAACCGCTAGCTAAAACAAATTATATGTTCCGTGCCCCCTTCTTGGTTCTTGCTAAAAGTATTAAATATTCAAATCAAAGGTATTTCGTTTTGGCTCATGAAATTGGACACGTTTTAGAGCATGAGGGCTTGTCTGCTTACTATGTATCGAATGACGTTCATAAGCGAAAGACTGAGCGTGAAGCTGATGCATTTGCTATGTCAGTTGTCACAAACTTATATATAGAAGAAAACGGTCATTTACCTGAAACTTATCAGGATTTAAGATATAAATATGGCTCTCCTGATATCGGAGATTAA
- a CDS encoding helix-turn-helix transcriptional regulator, protein MFSNRLKDLRNNKHRTQKEIAKDLGVAPTTYASWEQGKREPDQAATLKIANYYGVTLDYLYGRNQTPDWATKKDVIDFKDFLDQNLTGGMAFNGEGITEEENERVKIALTQIFWERLKKIKKREGRDGNDKH, encoded by the coding sequence ATGTTCTCTAATAGACTTAAAGATTTACGTAACAATAAACACAGAACACAAAAAGAAATCGCTAAAGACTTAGGCGTTGCTCCTACAACGTATGCTTCTTGGGAACAAGGAAAACGTGAGCCCGATCAAGCAGCAACTTTAAAAATAGCTAATTACTACGGTGTGACTCTTGACTACTTATATGGAAGAAATCAAACACCTGATTGGGCAACAAAAAAAGATGTCATTGATTTTAAAGACTTTCTTGATCAAAACTTAACAGGTGGAATGGCTTTTAATGGTGAAGGTATTACTGAGGAAGAAAATGAAAGAGTAAAAATTGCCCTAACTCAAATCTTTTGGGAACGATTAAAGAAAATTAAAAAGCGAGAAGGAAGAGACGGAAATGACAAGCACTAA
- a CDS encoding helix-turn-helix transcriptional regulator, with product MKQRKWLKSIREDKNMTQSEFAEYLNIPVTTYASWEQGNRNPSIAKAKEVSEQLNIEWTIFFDIQLLKTSTD from the coding sequence ATGAAACAAAGAAAATGGTTGAAATCTATCAGAGAAGATAAAAATATGACACAATCAGAATTCGCAGAGTATTTAAATATTCCGGTTACAACGTATGCCTCATGGGAACAGGGAAACAGAAATCCAAGTATTGCTAAAGCAAAAGAAGTATCAGAACAGCTGAATATTGAATGGACTATTTTTTTTGATATTCAGCTACTCAAAACGAGTACCGATTGA
- a CDS encoding DUF771 domain-containing protein: protein MQEPAVIPFGMPEKDGYILIWARKDKVNDLVNEPIDKDIKLMPWACKVAGCSAPTLKKKLFRYRDVLDMDNGGCVRYSTGSGSPWKFSAPEFRDFVSKHKKEFMKSEEL from the coding sequence ATGCAGGAACCAGCAGTAATTCCTTTCGGTATGCCTGAAAAAGATGGATATATTTTGATTTGGGCACGTAAAGATAAAGTCAATGATCTTGTAAACGAACCGATAGATAAAGACATCAAGCTTATGCCTTGGGCTTGCAAGGTAGCAGGTTGTTCAGCTCCTACGTTAAAGAAGAAATTGTTTAGATATCGTGATGTATTGGATATGGACAACGGTGGCTGTGTTAGATACTCAACTGGTTCTGGTAGTCCATGGAAGTTTTCGGCACCTGAATTCAGAGATTTTGTTTCAAAGCACAAAAAAGAATTTATGAAATCGGAGGAATTATAA
- the bet gene encoding phage recombination protein Bet, whose amino-acid sequence MANEVKEKDKDLMSTEFEVNGQSVKLTSNTVKTFLANGNGKITDQEALMFISLCKYQHLNPFLNEAYLVKFGNSPAQQIVSKDAFMKRAESNSEYDGLKAGCIVQRNDDIKYTKGAFTLDTDKILGGWAEVYRKDRKEPIHIEISSREFSKGQATWKQMPANMIRKTAIVNALREAFPTDLGAMYTEDDANTQQNTSRADEAPHNEPKKNLDDLVGNVSNKPEQADKPVKDVTPDPVKESNSMSDEEAKRAYDEIKNGGIDDDAETGKESEAESDGQTDLFK is encoded by the coding sequence ATGGCTAACGAAGTTAAAGAGAAAGACAAAGATTTGATGTCAACGGAATTTGAGGTTAATGGTCAAAGTGTAAAACTAACGTCAAATACAGTTAAAACCTTTTTGGCAAATGGTAATGGGAAAATCACCGATCAAGAAGCGCTTATGTTTATTAGCTTATGTAAGTATCAACATTTGAACCCATTCTTAAATGAAGCTTACTTAGTTAAGTTTGGCAATAGTCCAGCTCAACAAATTGTATCTAAAGATGCATTTATGAAACGGGCAGAATCAAATAGCGAGTATGACGGATTAAAAGCCGGTTGTATCGTTCAAAGAAATGATGACATCAAGTATACGAAGGGAGCTTTTACCTTAGATACTGACAAGATTTTAGGTGGCTGGGCAGAGGTTTACCGCAAGGATAGAAAAGAGCCAATTCATATTGAAATCAGTTCTAGAGAGTTTTCTAAGGGACAAGCAACTTGGAAACAAATGCCTGCCAATATGATTCGTAAGACAGCAATCGTTAATGCTTTACGTGAGGCTTTCCCAACTGATTTAGGTGCTATGTATACAGAAGACGATGCTAACACGCAACAGAACACTTCAAGAGCTGATGAGGCACCACACAATGAGCCTAAAAAGAACCTTGATGATTTAGTTGGCAACGTTTCAAACAAGCCAGAACAAGCAGATAAGCCTGTTAAAGATGTAACGCCTGATCCTGTTAAAGAATCTAACTCAATGAGCGATGAAGAAGCTAAACGAGCTTATGACGAGATTAAGAATGGGGGTATTGATGACGATGCTGAAACAGGAAAAGAATCAGAAGCAGAATCAGACGGACAAACCGATCTATTTAAATAG
- a CDS encoding PD-(D/E)XK nuclease-like domain-containing protein, protein MGVLMTMLKQEKNQKQNQTDKPIYLNSENYYDSETDQQYQSPTFFKKFLACEAEAMAEINGEYKPDFKKALLVGNYLHSFFESPEAHQKFIDENKEDLLSKRKPHGLLKEYKDADKMIDTLKDDDGFKQLYQGDKEVIVTGQIDDVDWKGKVDCLNLDRGYFIDLKTTQDILKEYWNSEERIKESFVAKWNYQLQMYVYQELIHQTFGVWCEPYIVAVSKQDVPDKAIISIPNERLTEAELLIEREQPHIEDVRHGIVEPERCERCEYCRMTKKLGTIVSMDDLIQ, encoded by the coding sequence ATGGGGGTATTGATGACGATGCTGAAACAGGAAAAGAATCAGAAGCAGAATCAGACGGACAAACCGATCTATTTAAATAGTGAGAACTACTACGATTCAGAAACAGATCAGCAATATCAATCACCAACTTTTTTTAAGAAGTTCCTAGCATGTGAAGCTGAGGCAATGGCAGAAATCAATGGAGAGTACAAGCCAGACTTCAAGAAAGCTTTACTAGTTGGTAATTACCTGCATTCATTTTTTGAAAGTCCTGAAGCTCATCAGAAATTTATCGATGAGAACAAAGAAGACCTACTTTCTAAGAGAAAGCCTCATGGACTTCTCAAAGAGTATAAAGATGCTGATAAGATGATTGATACCTTGAAAGACGATGACGGCTTTAAACAGCTCTATCAAGGTGATAAAGAAGTAATCGTTACCGGTCAAATCGATGATGTTGATTGGAAAGGCAAGGTTGATTGTTTGAATCTTGATCGTGGTTATTTCATTGATTTAAAGACTACTCAAGATATTTTGAAAGAATATTGGAATTCAGAAGAACGTATCAAAGAATCATTTGTTGCTAAGTGGAACTATCAACTTCAAATGTATGTATATCAGGAATTAATTCATCAAACATTTGGTGTTTGGTGTGAACCATATATAGTTGCTGTATCAAAGCAAGATGTGCCTGACAAGGCAATTATATCGATTCCGAACGAGCGTCTGACGGAGGCTGAACTGTTGATTGAACGAGAACAGCCACACATTGAAGATGTCAGACATGGAATTGTTGAACCAGAACGTTGTGAACGATGTGAGTATTGCAGAATGACTAAGAAACTAGGAACTATCGTTTCTATGGATGATCTAATTCAGTAA
- a CDS encoding DnaD domain protein — translation MSINNKSAWSTTFTVASSVLCTKAGLGTSNFFKTRNTLTQKGYIKWSSSGSNKAARYQIKVLYSSLSTHSVDTSEDSSIDTRIGTSVDTSRALNKHKQKETKPKQNHQGDDELYRNLITTIQQNFGINSTKPLMQDDLKYTLQDFTNQGTTYAEAIEIVTYAVKIAVTYSANTWSYVQGIIKRWINSSLFTMAEIKEYQEKPKQNKNGSGQDEHYNYDPIF, via the coding sequence ATGTCCATAAACAATAAGTCTGCATGGTCAACTACATTTACGGTAGCGTCATCGGTGTTATGTACAAAAGCAGGTTTAGGAACTTCAAATTTCTTTAAAACTAGAAACACCCTCACTCAAAAGGGATACATCAAATGGTCTTCATCAGGATCTAATAAAGCAGCGAGGTATCAAATCAAGGTACTTTATAGTTCCTTGTCTACACATAGTGTAGACACTAGTGAAGACAGTAGTATAGACACTCGTATAGGCACTAGTGTAGACACTAGTAGAGCATTAAATAAACATAAACAAAAAGAAACTAAACCTAAACAAAATCATCAGGGCGATGATGAGCTGTATCGGAATCTAATTACGACGATTCAACAAAACTTTGGAATTAATTCAACTAAGCCATTAATGCAAGACGATTTGAAATATACACTCCAAGACTTTACTAACCAAGGTACGACATATGCAGAAGCAATTGAGATTGTTACTTATGCAGTCAAAATCGCTGTTACATACAGTGCAAACACGTGGAGCTATGTACAAGGAATTATTAAACGCTGGATTAATAGCAGTTTATTTACGATGGCTGAAATCAAAGAGTATCAAGAAAAGCCTAAACAAAATAAAAATGGTTCAGGACAGGATGAACACTATAATTACGATCCGATCTTTTAG
- a CDS encoding ATP-binding protein gives MESLNLDGPMRRIAAKHGIDLSKLDFNDLLASRDEREEQEAIKFTRINNNFKRTRTFQSSLVSDFEDLKQTFDDFNVTDEKQQKELNRAKNIATRIIQGETGNFTFSGPAGSGKTMLAISILNAINKSKCDKTCYFLSFEMFMSKQKASFNDPSLKKDVQKIEKCIQNCDVFVLDDLGSETFMQHVDKFKKKPTQASEFTQETLFRFADYRKSKTNIVTTNNSSTELQDIYNPKIYSRLIAKNMGNAIKFDSKDMRNIF, from the coding sequence TTGGAATCTTTAAATTTAGATGGTCCAATGAGACGGATTGCTGCTAAACACGGGATTGATTTATCCAAGCTAGATTTTAATGACCTTCTAGCAAGTAGGGATGAACGTGAGGAGCAAGAGGCAATTAAATTTACAAGAATTAATAATAATTTTAAACGAACTAGAACATTTCAAAGCTCATTAGTAAGTGATTTTGAAGACCTTAAACAGACGTTTGATGATTTTAATGTAACTGATGAGAAGCAGCAAAAAGAGCTTAATAGGGCTAAGAATATAGCTACTAGAATCATTCAAGGTGAGACAGGTAACTTTACATTTTCTGGTCCAGCAGGTTCAGGGAAAACGATGTTAGCGATTAGTATTTTGAATGCAATTAATAAATCAAAGTGCGATAAAACATGCTATTTCTTGAGTTTTGAAATGTTTATGAGCAAACAAAAAGCATCTTTCAATGATCCATCTTTAAAAAAAGACGTTCAGAAGATTGAAAAATGTATTCAGAACTGTGATGTATTTGTTCTTGATGATTTAGGCAGTGAAACGTTCATGCAGCACGTTGATAAATTCAAGAAAAAGCCTACACAGGCTAGTGAGTTTACACAAGAAACGCTGTTTAGGTTTGCTGATTATCGCAAGAGCAAAACTAATATTGTTACAACGAATAACTCAAGTACGGAGTTACAAGATATTTATAATCCAAAAATTTACAGCCGATTAATTGCCAAAAATATGGGCAATGCAATCAAATTTGATAGCAAAGATATGCGAAATATTTTTTAG
- a CDS encoding RusA family crossover junction endodeoxyribonuclease, with translation MSKELIMTVDDEPVAAARPRVTRWGTYTPPKYKAFKSKVELQYRMQHHNKQIFERGLPLVAHYHFYRSIQKGLSKKEHDRRARHEVRPTVKPDLDNYIKAIQDGLQACWFDDGQVTDYHVSKDYDEHPRVEVKICEANKDEKHI, from the coding sequence TTGAGTAAAGAACTAATTATGACCGTTGATGATGAACCAGTAGCCGCAGCACGTCCTAGAGTGACACGTTGGGGAACTTATACGCCGCCAAAATACAAAGCGTTCAAATCAAAAGTAGAACTTCAGTATCGAATGCAACACCATAACAAGCAAATATTTGAAAGAGGTTTGCCACTTGTTGCTCACTACCACTTTTACAGGTCAATTCAAAAAGGCTTGTCGAAGAAAGAGCATGACAGGCGGGCTAGGCATGAGGTTAGACCGACAGTTAAGCCTGATTTGGACAATTACATTAAAGCAATTCAAGACGGCTTACAAGCATGCTGGTTTGATGATGGACAGGTTACTGATTACCACGTTAGTAAAGATTATGACGAACACCCACGTGTTGAAGTCAAAATTTGTGAGGCAAATAAAGATGAAAAACATATTTAA
- a CDS encoding phage antirepressor KilAC domain-containing protein, which yields MNQLIKVDVKNNQQVLSARDLYNGLEIAQRFSRWVDKNFEMFEENIDYVPCTSSTQQNQYGGTKEIDDYTITISMAKELAMMVRNDNGKRYRKYFLKLEEKWNDPQEVVKRGYEILQDENIQLKLENKKLKPKATYFDKIMASKSLMITTTIAKDYGMSAQAFNNLLKKLKIQYKLGGIWYLYSKYQENGWVSSSTRIIDNKPRIITKWTQKGRAGLYKLLKAHDIVPMIEKLDVKTVTIGG from the coding sequence ATGAATCAATTAATAAAAGTAGACGTTAAAAACAACCAGCAAGTTTTGAGTGCTAGAGATTTATATAACGGTTTAGAAATTGCTCAACGTTTTAGCCGCTGGGTAGATAAGAATTTTGAAATGTTTGAAGAAAATATTGATTATGTGCCCTGTACATCAAGTACACAGCAAAATCAATATGGTGGAACTAAAGAAATAGATGATTATACGATCACAATAAGCATGGCTAAGGAATTGGCAATGATGGTCAGAAATGACAATGGTAAAAGATACCGCAAGTATTTCTTGAAACTTGAAGAAAAATGGAATGATCCTCAAGAAGTAGTTAAACGAGGTTATGAAATTCTTCAAGATGAAAATATTCAATTAAAACTTGAAAATAAAAAGCTCAAGCCTAAGGCTACATACTTTGATAAAATCATGGCTAGTAAATCATTAATGATCACTACAACAATCGCTAAGGATTATGGAATGAGTGCGCAAGCATTTAATAACTTGCTTAAAAAACTCAAGATTCAATACAAATTGGGTGGCATCTGGTATCTATATTCTAAATATCAAGAAAACGGCTGGGTAAGCTCGTCAACTAGAATTATTGATAACAAGCCACGTATTATAACTAAATGGACGCAAAAGGGGCGTGCAGGACTATATAAGTTGTTAAAGGCACACGATATTGTTCCTATGATTGAAAAATTAGACGTTAAGACAGTAACTATTGGAGGATAA